A region from the Lolium perenne isolate Kyuss_39 chromosome 4, Kyuss_2.0, whole genome shotgun sequence genome encodes:
- the LOC127296195 gene encoding beta-galactosidase 6 gives MAAAGAQLTAAALLLAAALCLLLAGPSSATNVTYDHRAIVIDGVRRVLVSGSIHYPRSTPDMWPGLMQKAKDGGLDIVETYVFWDVHEPVRGQYDFEGRNDLVRFIKAAADAGLYVHLRIGPYVCAEWNYGGFPLWLHFIPGIKFRTDNEPFKTEMQRFTEKVVATMKGAGLYASQGGPIILSQIENEYGNVAVNYGAAAKPYIRWAAGMAVALDTGVPWVMCQQTDAPDPIIDTCNGFYCDAYKPNSNSKPTLWTENWSGWFLSFGGGVPYRPTEDLAFAVARFYQRGGTMQNYYMYHGGTNFGRSSGGPFIATSYDYDAPIDEYGLVRQPKWGHLRDVHKAIKMCEPALIATDPSYMSLGQNAEAHVYKTGSVCAAFLANIDDQSDKTVTFNGKAYKLPAWSVSILPDCKNVVLNTAQINSQVTSTQMINLASSTQASDDSSIEAELASSGWSYAIEPVGITKENVVTKPGLMDQINTTADASDFLWYSTSIIVNGGEPYLNGSQSNLLVNSLGHVVQIYINGKLAGSGKGSASSSLISLTTPVTLVPGKNKVDLLSTTVGLTNYGAFFDLVGAGITGPVKLSGPKGALDLSSTDWTYQIGLKGEDLHLYNPSEASPEWASDNAYPTNQPLIWYKTKFTAPAGDDPVAIDFTGMGKGEAWVNGQSIGRYWPTNLAPQSGCVNSCNYRGPYTSSKCLKKCGQPSQTLYHVPRSFLQPGSNDLVLFEQFGGDPSKISFTTKQTASVCAHVSEDHPDQIDSWISPQQKLQRSGPALRLECPKAGQVISSIKFASFGTPSGTCGNYNHGECSSSQALAVAREACVGVSSCSVPVSAKYFGDPCTGVTKSLAVEAACS, from the exons ATGGCGGCAGCCGGCGCGCAGCTGACTGCGGCGGCCCTGCTCCTCGCCGCGGCGCTCTGCCTGTTGCTGGCGGGGCCGTCGTCGGCGACCAACGTGACGTACGACCACCGCGCGATCGTCATCGACGGCGTGCGCCGCGTGCTCGTCTCCGGCTCCATCCACTACCCGCGGAGCACCCCCGAC ATGTGGCCGGGGTTGATGCAGAAGGCCAAGGACGGCGGCCTGGACATCGTCGAGACCTACGTCTTCTGGGACGTCCACGAGCCCGTCCGGGGACAG TACGACTTCGAGGGCAGGAATGACCTGGTGAGGTTCATCaaggccgccgccgacgccggccTCTACGTGCACCTCAGGATCGGCCCCTACGTCTGCGCCGAGTGGAACTACGG AGGCTTCCCGCTATGGCTGCACTTCATCCCGGGGATCAAGTTCCGCACCGACAACGAGCCTTTCAAG ACGGAGATGCAGCGGTTCACGGAGAAGGTGGTGGCCACAATGAAGGGGGCGGGGCTGTACGCGTCGCAGGGCGGGCCGATCATCCTGTCACAGATCGAGAACGAGTACGGAAACGTCGCCGTCAACTACGGCGCAGCAGCGAAGCCCTACATCCGGTGGGCGGCCGGGATGGCCGTCGCGCTCGACACCGGCGTGCCGTGGGTCATGTGCCAGCAGACCGACGCGCCGGACCCAATC ATCGACACATGCAACGGCTTCTACTGCGACGCGTACAAGCCCAACTCCAACAGCAAGCCCACGCTGTGGACCGAGAACTGGAGCGGATGGTTCCTCTCCTTCGGCGGCGGCGTGCCGTACCGCCCCACCGAGGACCTCGCCTTCGCCGTCGCGAGATTCTACCAGCGCGGTGGCACAATGCAGAACTACTACATG taccacggagggaccaacttCGGCCGGAGCTCCGGAGGGCCATTCATCGCCACGAGCTACGACTATGACGCTCCGATCGACGAGTACG GTCTAGTGAGGCAGCCGAAGTGGGGTCACCTGAGGGATGTGCACAAGGCAATAAAGATGTGTGAACCTGCACTCATAGCAACTGATCCATCATACATGTCCCTTGGTCAAAATGCTGAG GCGCACGTATACAAGACTGGTTCGGTATGTGCGGCATTCCTCGCCAATATCGACGACCAATCTGACAAAACCGTCACCTTCAATGGCAAGGCGTATAAACTCCCCGCGTGGTCTGTCAGCATCCTTCCTGACTGCAAGAATGTGGTGCTTAACACTGCTCAG ATCAATTCTCAAGTTACATCTACACAAATGATAAACCTGGCTTCCAGCACTCAAGCGTCTGACGATTCGTCAATCGAAGCGGAACTCGCTTCGTCTGGCTGGAGCTACGCCATAGAACCCGTTGGTATCACAAAGGAAAATGTCGTGACAAAACCTGGACTGATGGACCAGATAAATACCACGGCAGATGCCAGCGACTTCCtgtggtactcaacaag CATCATCGTTAATGGTGGTGAACCCTATTTGAATGGTAGTCAGTCCAATCTGCTTGTCAACTCACTTGGGCATGTTGTTCAGATCTACATCAATGGCAAATTGGCAG GCAGCGGCAAGGGTAGTGCTAGCAGCTCCCTGATCTCATTGACAACACCAGTTACACTTGTACCTGGGAAAAATAAAGTAGATCTTCTCAGCACAACAGTTGGCCTCACG AACTATGGTGCATTTTTTGACCTGGTTGGTGCTGGAATTACCGGTCCAGTAAAGCTGAGTGGACCAAAAGGTGCGCTGGATCTATCTTCTACAGATTGGACATATCAG ATTGGACTCAAAGGGGAGGACTTGCATCTGTATAATCCTTCAGAGGCCTCTCCAGAATGGGCTTCCGATAACGCTTACCCAACTAATCAACCATTGATCTGGTACAAG ACCAAATTTACAGCTCCTGCCGGCGATGATCCTGTTGCCATAGACTTCACGGGAATGGGAAAAGGTGAGGCTTGGGTGAACGGGCAGAGCATTGGTCGCTACTGGCCAACAAATCTCGCGCCGCAAAGCGGCTGCGTCAATTCATGCAACTACAGAGGACCTTATACTTCAAGCAAATGCCTGAAGAAATGTGGGCAACCATCACAAACTTT GTATCATGTACCCCGCTCGTTTCTCCAACCAGGCAGCAATGATCTAGTCCTTTTCGAGCAGTTTGGTGGTGACCCAAGCAAGATATCCTTCACGACTAAGCAGACAGCAAGCGTATGTGCACACGTGTCCGAGGATCATCCTGACCAAATCGATAGCTGGATCTCTCCCCAGCAGAAGCTGCAGAGGTCTGGGCCAGCACTTCGTCTGGAGTGCCCCAAAGCAGGCCAGGTCATCAGCAGTATCAAGTTCGCAAGCTTCGGGACACCAAGTGGCACCTGTGGGAATTACAACCATGGTGAATGCAGCAGCTCTCAAGCTCTAGCGGTTGCTCGGGAG GCATGCGTTGGGGTGAGCAGTTGCAGTGTGCCAGTGTCAGCTAAATACTTTGGAGATCCATGTACAGGAGTCACAAAAAGCCTTGCGGTAGAAGCTGCATGCTCTTGA